In Tumebacillus amylolyticus, the genomic stretch CTCTGTCGGTGGAGTTGGAGGCACAAAACCCTGTTAAGGAGAGCGAGCCCGAGGATGTGGAAGCGCTGGTGGGGCAGGCCGGTTTCGATCCGGACTTCGATTTGCGCCGCTATGTGTCGCCCGCTATGGAGTTGGAGCTGCGTCAATGGTTTCACAAATGGGGCGTGGAGTCGCCGTTCCCCGACGACGAAGGCCGCGAGTTGGCGGTGGCGTTGGTACAAGCACGCTTGAAATGGGAGATGTCAGCCGGAGAGGAGGAGAGCGAAGATGCTTGATCTGCGGGAGCCGCTGAAGCGGTATTTTGGATTTGAGAGTTTTCGCGGGGGGCAGGAGCAGATCATCCAATCGTTGCTTGAGGGCGAGCATGTGCTGGGGATCATGACGACCGGAGCGGGGAAGTCGCTCTGTTACCAGTTGCCCGCGTTGCTGATGCCCGGTGTGACGCTCGTGATCTCGCCGTTGGTGGCGCTGATGCACGACCAAGTTGAAGCGCTGTCCCGTCGCGGAATCGACGAAGCGACGTATCTGAATTCCCTCCTCTCCCCGCAGGAGTTGAAAAACCGCCTGGCAGGCATCCGCCACGGCGCTTTCAAACTGGTCTACATCGCGCCGGAGCGGTTGCGGAGTCAGGAGTTTTTGCAACTTTTGCAGGACATTCCCGTCTCGATGCTCGTGGTGGACGAAGCGCACTGCATCTCCGAGTGGGGGCATGACTTCCGCACGGACTACTTGCAAATCGGGTCGGTGCGGGAGAAGCTCGGGCATGTTCCCGTGCTCGCGTTGACGGCGACGGCGACGCCGGAAGTGCAGGAGGACATCCTCATTCAACTGCGCATCGTCAACTGTCGCAAGTTCGTCACGGGGTTTGACCGTCCGAACTTGGCGTTGGTGTTTCGCCGCGAAGAGACCAAGGAAGCGAAGTACCGGGCCGCTTTTTCCTTCCTGCAAAAGCAAGAGGGCGTGGGGATCGTCTATGCTCCGTCGCGCAACGAGTGTGAGGAAGTGGCGCGGTATTTGCGTATGGCGATGCCAAACGAAACCATCGCTTTTTATCATGCGGGGTTGCGGCCGGAGGAGCGGCGGATGGTGCAAGACGAGTTCATGGCGGGCCGTGTGCGGATCGTCGTGGCGACCAATGCGTTTGGCATGGGAATTGACAAGCCGGACATTCGCTACGTCGTGCATCTGCATGTACCGGCGAGTGTCGAGGGCTATTACCAAGAGGCGGGTCGTGCCGGGCGGGATGGATTGCCGTCTGTGTGCATGACGATCTACAACGAGCAGGATCGGGCGATTCACCATTATTTTTTGAAGCGAGAGTTTCCGACGGAGCAGGAGTATGACACGGCGTTCGAGTTGATGAGGCTGCACAGTTCGGAGGGCGGCGTGTTTCGCGGGTCGTGGCGCGAGATGACGCGCTGGCCGGGGCTGGACGACGACCGTCTGTCCCTGCTCGTGCATCAGTGGGAGAACATCGGCGCGATGGAGGTCTTGGACTTTACGGGCGACGGTGTGATCTTCCGGCTGGACATCGAGCGGATGAGATCGCGAAAAAGCGACGTGTTGACGGCGATTGAACGGTTGAAGTTGCGCAGGTTCGGCAAATTGAACCGCGTGATGGAGTTGTTGCACTCGCCGCTCTGCCGACGAGAAGGGGTGCTTGGGTACTTCGGACAAGCGCTGACAGAGCGTCCTCGGGTGTGCTGTGACATCTGCAACCCGGAGATGGCGAAGAACCCGAGTCTCGTGGAAGTGACGCTTGGAGCTTTGAATTGGGGGCGGGTTCTGGGAGACTTGTTCCCGGAGGAGAAACTCGACCCGCGCATCGGCGAACCGCTTCGTCTGGCGATGACGGCGGGGGAGGAAGCGTACCGCGTCGGGCAGCAGGGCAAAGCGGACGAGTTGCCGCGCCTGTACGAGATGCTGAATTCGCCGTCTGTGACGACGCGTCGGATGGCGTGTTCGGCGATTGGCAAGATCGGGCGAGCGGAGTCTGTTCCGTACTTGCTCCCGAGATTGGAAGACAGCAACCCGCAAGTGCGACAGTACGCGTTAAAAGCGCTCGCCAAGATGGACGACCGCCGTTGGGTCGGGCCGGTTTGGGACTTGCTGCGGCGAGAGGACAAGGAGTACAACATCCGACAAGCCAAGATCATGTTGGAGCAGATGGGAGAGCGAGTGCAGTGAGTGACGTGCGTGGAGATGCAGTAGTGACAGTCGCGGAGTTGAAGCAACAGGTGAAGGAGTTCACAGAATCCCGCAATTGGGGCGGCGGACATCGGTCGAAGAACTTGGCGATGAGCATCGCGATTGAAGCGGCGGAGTTGATGGAGCATTTCCAGTGGTTGGAGAACGACGACTACGCAGCGGAGAAGTTGACGGAGGAGAAGCGGGAGCAAGTGCGTCTGGAAGTGGCGGACATCGCGATCTACCTGCTCAGCTTCTGCAACCAACAAGGTATTGATCTGGCGAAGGCCGTTCATGATAAGTACCAAATCAATGAAAAAAGGTTCCCTGTCGAGGAATGGGTCAAGTGACAGGGCAGAGGGAGCACAGCATGGCTAAAGGTCAGACTTCTACTAAGGCTTACAAACAGGGTGGCAAACCCTTACCTAAAAACGGCGGGAATTCTGCGCCGAGCAAGCAGTTCACGGTGCAAGAGCCGGCGGAACTGCTGGCATTTTTGCTGAAACACATCACCAACCTCAGCCGGAACTCGGTCAAATCCATTCTGGCACGCGGGCAAGTTTTCGTAGGTGAAGAGTCTGTCACCGCCTACAACTACCCGCTCAAACCGGGGCAAACCGTTTCCATCGGGGAGAAAAAAGCACCCGTCACCGAAGCTCCGAAGATGAACGGGGTTACCATCATGTACGAAGACGACGATGTGATCGTGATCGAGAAAGCGTCCGGCCTGCTCTCGATTGCAACGGAGAAAGAAACGGAGCAGTTGACCGCCTACCGCCAGTTGATGGACCACGTGCGACGAGACAACCCGCAGAATCGAATCTTCGTCGTCCACCGTCTGGACCGTGATACATCCGGTGTCATGATGTTCGCGAAAAGCCAAGAGATGAAAGAAAAACTGCAAGACACCTGGAACGAGAGCGTCCAAGAGCGGACGTACATCGCCTTGGTCGAAGGCCAAGTGAAACGCAAGGAAGGCACGATTTCCTCCTGGCTGAAAGAAACCAAGACCCTCATGGTCTATTCCAGCCCGACCCCGAACGGCGGGCAGCACGCGGTGACGCATTACAAGCTGTTGAAAGCCAACAAGAACTACTCGTTGCTTGAGGTGAACTTGGAAACGGGCCGCAAGAACCAAATCCGGGTCCATATGCAAGACATCGGCCACCCGATCGTGAACGACAAGAAGTACGGCGCGAAGGGCAAGTCGATTGCGCGACTTGGTCTGCACGCCCGAGTTCTGGCATTCGTGCATCCGAGAACGGAGAAACTGATGCGCTTCGAAACGAGCATCCCGAAGATGTTCATGGGGCCGTTTCGGGAATAGTGTGCTAATATATCCCAAAAAGGGTACAAAGACTAATTAAGATTAGTCTTTGTACCCTTTTTGGGTTGTGTTAACTATTGATCGAGCCGGACGAGGACTTCTCCAATTGAAGCTTAATTTTCTGATTCCCTACAGAAATTTCTACAAATGATCCAAGTGGCATTTTCTCTCTCCACGAACTGAAGCTTCCTTCCCATGCATGACCATTGGTATTCGAAACCATTTCAGTATCGAAAGAATATGTTTTTCCCTGTAGGTCAGCAATGGAAAAATCTTTACGAGAAAGAGCTTTACCGGAACCATCCATGAAAACGGTAAGACCATTGCTATCCAAGGTAGCTTTTTCAACACGTACTGTGCTTCCGTCCATCATCATTGCTTCAATAGGCTGCGTTAGAACATAACTCGTGCTCTGTTCTTCTGTTGCTTCGCTACGGTGGTCAGTGAGTCTGAATGAGACAACAACAAGAAGAACAAGCAAGGCCATCATAGGAAGAAATAAGTACTTCCTTTTCAAAAGAGCACCCCCTAGGGAAACTAGTGAACATCAGTGTACCATATTTTGTAAGATAAATAAATAACATATTTTGTGTTGAAGAGAAGAACAACGAAAAAGTCGATGACACACAGTATGACTTTAATTCCTTGTATGTTTTTTACGCAAAGCGTATTCAGTGAATTAAGCTATTTCCCAAAATATAGTTGACAGTTTTCCAGTCGATTGATAATATTTGGAATACCAACCAATGTTGGATATTTTTTACAAAACGGAGGAATATGGAAATGAAAAAGAAAGTCATGACTCTTGCTCTGATCGCCACCATGATGGGGACTACCACTGCGTCGTTTGCAACTGGTATTGGCAATGGAAACACAATAGCATCGAACCTTACAGCAGATGAACAATCCTTTGCTACCAAGCAAGGTTTCGGTTTCACTGCACAAGAATTTTTGAGCCCGAATGTACAAGCATTCGTTAAAGAAACGAAGAAACAAAGCGATGCACGTACGGCCCTGTACAACAAAATCAAAAACGATCCGGACTTTGAATTGATCGCTGACAACGGAAATGGTCTCTTCGCTTACACCTATTCCAAAAATGTGAAGACCGATGCTGACCGTGATCGCTTCTTCAAAAAGGCAAATAGCCTGACCGCACAGTCCCAAACGGTTGAGAAGTGGCAGAATACCGGTCTCTACACCCCGACTGACACGAGCAAAGGGTATATTGAAACCCACTTTACAGATACGGTTACTGACACAGATTTCGGCTCTCCGGAAAAGTTGACCGCAAATGGTTACGGTACGGTTCAATATTTCAAGAGTGGTGGTAGCTACACCTATTGGGATACTCTCTCGTCGATTACGGATACCCTGAATATTACCTATGATAGTGTAGCAAGTACGTCCAGCGTTGCTGTGACCGGTGGTGGTAGTTTGACCGGCCCGAGTGGCAGCGGAACAGTAACGTTTAGCTCGACAAAGACCCCGACTGTTGCATCCATCAGCATTAAATGGCCGGATAAAGGTACCTACAACTACTACAACAAATCGTATGGTGATTTCGTTGTATCCGCTCCGAATATCACGAACTATGAACACAGTGCGAGCTCGATCGCAACGGTAGGCGGCAACCATATTTCTGCAAATGCATACGCATCGACCAGCATCTGGTAGAAAGATATTTTTTGATTGAAAATCTTTTTAACAAAACTAACATACTGCTGCTTCATCTTGCAGCAGTATGTTAGTTTATTTTGATAGGGGTGTATGACGATGTACAGAAAAAAGGGAATAACCGTTGCTGCATCTGTGGCATTCATAGCTATGCTAGGGACTGGATTTGCCCTTAAGGATTCTCTTTTCCCGGCTTATGCAGAGATGAGTGACGTGGATGTTAATTTGACCTCGACTTCTATAGAATCTACGATTGTCAACCGAGAACTTGTAAAAAAACTAGTGGGTATGTCCTACTATGAGAACCAAATCCCGATTCAGTTCAGCAACATTGGACTTTCTGACTCTTCTGTTAATTTGTATACTTTATATTGGACGTTGGATATTATGGACCAGCTTGGACAACCATTACCTGTCAGTGAATTGGAGAAGTTTACTCAAGACTTGAATATTTCAAAGAAAACGGAAAGCATTCCGGAAGTGATGCGGAATAATTACCAAGCTGGTATTGCTAATCGCTTAGAACTCGGTGATAGTGACAAGGGAAAGTATGTAGATGAACTGATGGGTCATTATGATGACGTGGATCATCTATTCTATTTTTCCAGCAAAGACGAAGATGTTACAGGAAAGTTGAGCACAACTCTTGAAGTTATTTCAACCTTAAAAACGATGGGTATACCCCTTGATAAAAAGCAAGAAATTGTAGATAAATGCCTACAGCTCTATAACAATGATGAGAATTTTCCTGAGCATAAACCGATCGAGTCCATGGGGAAGGGGGCAGTACTGATTTCGATTTTGAAAGAACTTGGATATACTGCAAGCGATTTTAAAGGTCAGCTCGTAGATCGAAGTAATTGGCTCACGGAGCTCAACCAGAATCCTACAGGATACATACACCCAAGTGACATGTCCGCTATTCTTTATGTACACGAAATGATCACAGTCAACGAGTTTTTCGGTACGTCTTATCAAGTTCCAAAAGCAATGCTGGATGACTCCTTGCGAAATAGTAGTTATGACAAAGATGGCAAAGAGTTTATTGTTGAACCATTAATTGTTTCTAAGGCGATGGCTGTTTACAAAAAATTCGATTACCCATTTCCTTTTCTCGATCAAGTTAAAGCCTATGTAAAAGATATGTCCTCTACTGGCTATAACAAAAATGGAGTCGTATCTGAGAATATGCGAGAAAATTATTACGGAATTGCATTAGCTAAAAAGTTTGGCTATGCATTTGACGAAAAAGCAATGACTCATTTTCTTGAAAATACCTACCAGACTCAGGTAGAAGAGAACAGTTCAATCAGTGGATATAACAAACTGGATAACATCTATTGTCTGGTATTAAGTTACCAAGCCATGGGGATGGAGCTGAAAGATACCAGTATAATCTCTCAGGCAGTAGTTCGTTATTTGCAAGACTATGATGTTGTGGATCCTACGAAATACGGTGAAAGTTTGAATACTTTCGATACGGGTTTCAAGATTTTGTCCTTGCTGCATGAGAAAATACCGACGGATCTAAATAAAAAGACTGTCGAGTTAATAGAAAGTCTAGACAATGATCAGCAAATCTACAACACGATGAAGGTGAACAAAGTATATAATCTGATCAATTGTGTTGGGTATGAGAACCAACATTCAAAGGAGATAATTTCGAAGGTAATGGAAACGTTGAATAAATTGAAAATTGAGGGGGCCTACAAATCAAAAGTTGCTGCTGATTTGCCCGATATCGTCTCCACGTGCGAGGCAGTGCAAGTTCTTAAGAGTCGAAATCAATTCAATGATGTGCAACGGCAGGAAGTAAGGGAATACTTGAAATCTATTTTCCCGTCAAGTGATTCTACTGATTCAAACAGTAACGCAACAACATGGCCAAATCTGATGCAGCTCTATTATGAGTGTTTGCTGTCTTCCTATTAAAAGGAGGGGATGGGGAATGGTGAAGACGAAACTATCATTCCTAACAATATTAGGTACCGCACTCGTGTTTGTGCTGATCGTGGGAACTAGTGCATGGACAGTCTTTGCATTTTCCAAGGATGGGAAAGAAATGACTGCTCAGAACATGGAAATCAGAAGATACCTTGGTCTCGATCAGAACGAGTACAAGGAATTTACAGGGAAAGGTGTAACAGTAGCCATTCTTGACTCTGGAATTGAGTTTCATAATGACATTCCTAGAGACAAAGTCGTATTATTTAAGGATTTTGTAAAAGGTCAGGAAGCTCCGTATGATGATTATGGGCACGGTACATTTATTGCTGGGATCATCGGAGCCAATGGAAAGCTAAAGGGTTTGGCTGAGAATAGCAAACTTGTTGTGGCTAAAGTTCTAGACGAAAATGGAAAAACAGATGCGAAAACCTTACAAAAGGGGATAGAATGGATCATCGACAACAAAGAAAAACAGAACATAAGAGTTGTGAATATTTCCATAGGAATGGATTCCAGTTATTTCAACTTAAATGTAGACGAAGACCCTATTTATAAGGACTTAAAAATACTCAGGGATATGGGGACAGTTATTATTTGTTCAGCAGGAAATGATGGGCCAAAAGAGAATACGATCTTATATCCTGCGCTCAGTCAAGACGTAATAACTGTCGGTTCCGTGAATGCACAGCGGACGATGGAACATGAGGATGATACAATATCTGTTACTTCAAGTCGGGGGTCCTCCGATTTGCAACCCAATAAACCAGATCTTGTCGCGATGGGGGTCGATGTGACATCTCTGGATTTCCGGAAACGTGACGGTTTGACCACCGATTCTGGATCCTCTTACTCAGCAGCAATCGTTTCGGGAGTGGCCGCGGTACTAATAGAGAAGTACCCTGAAAACTCTGCGTCTTCAGTAGAAATGATAATTAGAAATAGCGTTACGACAGTGCATAGTGCTGAGTCACCAAGTCAAGGACATGGAGAAATATATTTTGCTGACCGTAGATAATATATCAAATTCAAAAAAAGCACCGGGTATCATTGACTCCGGTGCTTTTTTTGATGGTTATAGAAACTAAAGAGTGTGCTGATAGTGCTTGTTCCACTCTTCCCAACGTTGCCATGGCCATTCCATTGGGATGTCGTTGAGGATCGAAGACAGGATGTCCAGATGCACATGCCACCCTGCCATGAACGAGGCGAGTGCATCGGGTTTATCGAAGGTGTGCGTCAAGACCAGCAGGGTGCCGTCCTCCGTCGCTTCCAACTCCCAGCGGACCACGGTGGCTTTTTCGTCGCCTTCGTTACACCACGTGTACACCAGCAAGTTCGGGGCTTCTGCGTGTTGTACAACGCCGAGCATCACAGAGTCTGTGTTCTGAAACCGCAGCTCGTACTTCCCACCGGCAACCAGCTCAACGTCTGCCTTTGCCAACCATTGCACCAACTTCTCCGGGTCGGTAAGCACCGCCCAGACTAGCTCCACCGGGTGCTTCAATTTCCGTTCAAACCGCACCACATACTGCTCGCCAACTTTCTCCAACATACCTTCCACGTATGACTCCTCCTCTGCGCTATCTCAATAGTACCGCAAGCGCAACTAAAAAAGACAGTGGCCGCCGAAGCGTCCCACTGTCTCTTTTTCCAATCCTATACCAGCGAAATCTTGTACTCCCGCATCCAAGCGTCCACTTGAATGATGTGGTCGTAGTAATTCTTCTCCGACATGAAGCCCGAACCCACCGGCCCGTCGTAGTACGCCATCTTGCGGACTTGCTCGCGGTCGTACAAGTCGAAGATCGGCGACGAGCTGTCCTCCACGATTTCACGCACTTTCGCCCGCACACCGTTGATGTAATTCGGGTTGTGCGTCACAGGATACGCAGTCTTGCGTCTGCGGACGACATCCTCCGGCAACACATGCGAGAACGCATCGCGCAGCAAGCCTTTTTCCACGCCGCCGTGGAACTTCATCTCCCACGGCACGTTCCACATGTACTCCACCAGTCGGTAGTCGCAGAACGGCACGCGCACTTCCAGAGACGCCGCCATACTCATGCGGTCTTTGCGGTCGAGCATGTAGGAGAGGAAGCGGGTGATGTTCAGGTAAAAAATCTCCCGAGTCCGCGCATCTTCTGCCGATTCGCCCGCCAGACGCG encodes the following:
- a CDS encoding RecQ family ATP-dependent DNA helicase; the protein is MLDLREPLKRYFGFESFRGGQEQIIQSLLEGEHVLGIMTTGAGKSLCYQLPALLMPGVTLVISPLVALMHDQVEALSRRGIDEATYLNSLLSPQELKNRLAGIRHGAFKLVYIAPERLRSQEFLQLLQDIPVSMLVVDEAHCISEWGHDFRTDYLQIGSVREKLGHVPVLALTATATPEVQEDILIQLRIVNCRKFVTGFDRPNLALVFRREETKEAKYRAAFSFLQKQEGVGIVYAPSRNECEEVARYLRMAMPNETIAFYHAGLRPEERRMVQDEFMAGRVRIVVATNAFGMGIDKPDIRYVVHLHVPASVEGYYQEAGRAGRDGLPSVCMTIYNEQDRAIHHYFLKREFPTEQEYDTAFELMRLHSSEGGVFRGSWREMTRWPGLDDDRLSLLVHQWENIGAMEVLDFTGDGVIFRLDIERMRSRKSDVLTAIERLKLRRFGKLNRVMELLHSPLCRREGVLGYFGQALTERPRVCCDICNPEMAKNPSLVEVTLGALNWGRVLGDLFPEEKLDPRIGEPLRLAMTAGEEAYRVGQQGKADELPRLYEMLNSPSVTTRRMACSAIGKIGRAESVPYLLPRLEDSNPQVRQYALKALAKMDDRRWVGPVWDLLRREDKEYNIRQAKIMLEQMGERVQ
- a CDS encoding MazG-like family protein translates to MSDVRGDAVVTVAELKQQVKEFTESRNWGGGHRSKNLAMSIAIEAAELMEHFQWLENDDYAAEKLTEEKREQVRLEVADIAIYLLSFCNQQGIDLAKAVHDKYQINEKRFPVEEWVK
- a CDS encoding RluA family pseudouridine synthase, with translation MAKGQTSTKAYKQGGKPLPKNGGNSAPSKQFTVQEPAELLAFLLKHITNLSRNSVKSILARGQVFVGEESVTAYNYPLKPGQTVSIGEKKAPVTEAPKMNGVTIMYEDDDVIVIEKASGLLSIATEKETEQLTAYRQLMDHVRRDNPQNRIFVVHRLDRDTSGVMMFAKSQEMKEKLQDTWNESVQERTYIALVEGQVKRKEGTISSWLKETKTLMVYSSPTPNGGQHAVTHYKLLKANKNYSLLEVNLETGRKNQIRVHMQDIGHPIVNDKKYGAKGKSIARLGLHARVLAFVHPRTEKLMRFETSIPKMFMGPFRE
- a CDS encoding S8 family serine peptidase — encoded protein: MVKTKLSFLTILGTALVFVLIVGTSAWTVFAFSKDGKEMTAQNMEIRRYLGLDQNEYKEFTGKGVTVAILDSGIEFHNDIPRDKVVLFKDFVKGQEAPYDDYGHGTFIAGIIGANGKLKGLAENSKLVVAKVLDENGKTDAKTLQKGIEWIIDNKEKQNIRVVNISIGMDSSYFNLNVDEDPIYKDLKILRDMGTVIICSAGNDGPKENTILYPALSQDVITVGSVNAQRTMEHEDDTISVTSSRGSSDLQPNKPDLVAMGVDVTSLDFRKRDGLTTDSGSSYSAAIVSGVAAVLIEKYPENSASSVEMIIRNSVTTVHSAESPSQGHGEIYFADRR
- a CDS encoding SRPBCC family protein yields the protein MLEKVGEQYVVRFERKLKHPVELVWAVLTDPEKLVQWLAKADVELVAGGKYELRFQNTDSVMLGVVQHAEAPNLLVYTWCNEGDEKATVVRWELEATEDGTLLVLTHTFDKPDALASFMAGWHVHLDILSSILNDIPMEWPWQRWEEWNKHYQHTL